The Streptococcus suis DNA window ATCTCCATCCATGAAGGCATTGACACGTTTTTTCTTACGTTTTGGTGCATCATCATCTTCTTCAAGAGTAATCACTTCTTCGTCGATCTCATCGATAGCATACCATGAACGAAGACCCCATTTATTATCCCCAAGTGGGATAAAGCTACCGTCCACATTCAAATCTGAATAGAAGATTGGTAGAGCTGCACGAATTTCGCTATTTGGTTTTTCAAGGTAATTTTGAATTTCATTGACCAAGTCGTTGAAATAAATTTCATCGCCACGTCCACGTTCTTCCAAAATAGCACGAGCTACTTCAATCATGGAAAGTTCGCTTTTTTCTTGTCCTGCAAATACGTTAAGTTCCAAGGCTTTTCTCCTTTTTTGTCTTTCCTTTCTATTTTACGCTAAAACAAGCAAATAGTCAAAGAAACTGATGAAATTTTTAGAAAAGAAAAACTTGAATCCATTCGAGTTTTCCTTAATCATCACTATCTATTCGTTGTTAACTGCACTTACTGCGGTCGATTCTTGATGAGCTTTTTCCTTGGTTTTCTCGGGCACAATTGACTTTTCATCGACAATGTTTCGAGCGCTGTCCTCTGTAGCATGATTCGCCAAAGCGTTTTCTTCACTCTCCTTTACAACTGCTCCTGTAGCATCTTTTGTTGTAGTTTCTGTAGGTGTATGTGGAGCTGTTTCAGCGGTTTCATTCGTAACTTGGGCATCTGTTTCAGATAGACTTGATTGAGTTGATGGAACTGCTGATGCGGAACTTTCGGATACTTTTGTTGGTTCAGAAACTGTTTTTTTCACTGTTCCCCATCCTTCACTTGAAGCAGGTCGTTCTTTTGCAGAGTGAACAATCTGCCAATTTTTCAACCCTTCACGTTTTTCAATCGGTGTAACATTTTTAGCCAATTCTTCCCCATCTCGTTTGTCAAGAAGAGCTTGAACAGCCTCCAATTCTGCCTTGGATAAATCTTTCTTCGACACTGAACGGAGTGATCCGCCTGTTGCTCTTGGTAAGCTAAAGGCTTGACTAAAGACAAAACTTGCTGGATCTAAGACGTCTTTAGCTATAAAGATATACCCATCATTGGTTGCAAATTTTCCCTGAGCACGCGCAGCCATCACTTCTTCTGCTGTATAAATAATTTGCCAGTTTTTCAAACCTACACGGTTGATTTTTGGTGTTGCATTTAAAATAGGTGGCGCAATGTCCGTCGCTTCTCCATCACCATGTCCACTTGATGTCCAGGCGGATGGTCGAATGTCAGGGTGTTGCATGATATAGCGGATAGTCGCAATTTGCTCTTTGCTTAGCCATGTATGACGACTACCCCCCATATTTATATAGGGTGGAGTTGTTGAGGCCTCTAAGACTTTGACGGATGACCCTTGTAAATTCGGTTCCAACCGATTCGCCCACGACTCCAGAATCCGTGAGTGATAAATAAAGACATCGGCATCATAAATAGCCTTAATATCTACTGCCGATGGTTCATAAGAATGAATCCCCCTGCCTTGAACCAATCATTCGGACATCATTCCTTTCACCAGACACCTCCTTAACCAGTGAATAAATTGTGTAAAATGAAGTGACAACCTTCAATCCCGACTGAACCTGACTTGACTCCTTCTGCACTGAACAAGCAGCAAGAAAAAAACCAAGTACAATTAAGATACCGCAATGGATTATTTTCCTTATCATAATCTCCCTCTTTTTTATTAACCAGTTAACTATATCACGAGATAGTTAACCAGTCAAATATTTGTTTTGTTTATTTACATCAACCAATCCAACATCAAACTATTGCTCAAGAACGAACAAGCCCAGTATTCCTATCTCTTATAGAAATGAGTTAGATCAATTTCATTCCTATTTGCAAACGGTATTTCCTAACTCTCTACAGTTTCCCAAATAAAAAACCCGACCATAGGTCGAGTTTAATCATAGCTAATTATTTTACAGTTGCAGTGCTTGTAATCACTTCTACTGCTTTCTTCACAGCGATATCGTGTTTAAGCATTTCTGATGAAAGCAAGTTGCGAACTTGTTCCACTTCCATGTTGTATGTTGCTGCCAAGTCTTCGATTTCTTTGTTGATTTCTTCTTCAGTTGCTTCTAAGCCTTCTGCTTGAGCTACTGCTTCAACAACCAAGTTTGTCTTAGTACGTTTTTCAGCATCGGCTTCGTATTGATTATGCAAGTCATCTTGAGTTGTACCAGTGATTTGGAAGTACATATCAGGTGAGATACCTTGTTGTTTCAAACCACCTAAGAATTCGTTGATTGCACGATGAACTTCTTCGTGAATCATTTCTTCTGGCAATTCAACGATTTCAGCGTTTTCAACTGCCAATTCAAGAGCTGCTGATTCAACTGCATCATCAAATGCAATTTCTTTTGCTGTTTCTAATTCTTTACGGTATTTCGCTTTCAACTCATCAAGTGTTTCTACTTCTTCGTCAATATCTTTAGCTAGTTCATCGTCCAAAGCTGGAACTTCTTTTGCTTTTACTTCATGGATTTTTGTTACGAAGAGTGCTGATTTACCTGCAAGGTCATCTGCTTGATAATCTTCTGGGAAAGTAACTTCAACATTTACTTCTTCACCAGCTGCATGACCTACCAATTGTGCTTCAAAACCTGGGATGAATTGACCTGAACCAAGTCCAAGTGAGAAGTTTTCACCTTTACCACCGTCAAATTCAACTCCATCAACAGAACCAACAAAGTCGATGACAACAGTGTCACCTTCTTCAGCAGCACCTTCTTTGATGACCAATTCTGCCAAGTTATTGCGTTCACGTTCGATTTTCGCATCTACTTCTTCATCAGATACTTCTTTAGTTGCTTCTACTGAAACTGTCAAGTTTTTGTAGTCACCCAATTTCACTTCAGGTTTTGTCACAACTTCAGCATTAATAGTCCAATCTTGGCCTTTTTCCATTGACACTACATCAATTTTTGGTTGTGCAACGACTTCAAGACCAGCTTCAGCAACTGCTGCTTCATAGGCTGCAGGTAAAAGTGCATTCACAACATCTTGGTAAAGTGCTTCTTCACCAAATTTTTGGTTAAATACGGCACGTGGCAAGTGACCTTTACGGAAACCTGGAAGATTGATATCTTTCTTAACTTTGTTGAAAACGCGGTCCAATTCTGGTTTAATCGCATCTTGATCGATTGTGAAAGTCAATACACCGCGGTTTGTGTCTTTTGCTTCAAATGATACAGACATTCTGTCATTCTCCTTAAAATTTTATTGCATACTCTTCATTATAACACAATTGACAAGGATTTCAACGATTTTATGATTGAGTTTTGGGCAATTGGCAGAGCTGGAAACTAATCTTCTAATCTGGTTGTTGTCCAACATGAGCCGGCCACTTGCAGTCAGTCAAGCTCGTTTCGGATGAAGTGTTGCACATGGAAAGAGTGAAGCGGAAAGAGTCGTTATTTGTGGAGAGTGTCGTGGAGGGTTTGTGGGAGTTGCTGGAAGACAAATCTTTTGAAAAGATTAGTGTGTCAGAGTTGGTGGAGCGAGCTGGCATCGGTCGAGTTACCTTTTACCGAAACTTTTCTAATAAAGAAGAGGTACTCAAACGGTCATTCAACATGGAGTTACAAGCCTGGTTGTCAGAACAGCAGATCGACTTGTCGGATTGGACGGATGGTCAACTATTATCGGCTCTACGCCAATTTTTTGACTTTTGGTATGAGCAACAGGATAACATTCGCTTTTTGATTTGCTTAACTGGTATCCTGATCGCCCTTGTTGCGAAGTGATAAGTCCTGCATTTTTCAAGAGTGAAATCACCTTGCGGATGTAACTAGCATTTTTGCCAACGCTCTCAGCCAAGGCTTGCAAACTGAGAACTTCCTTGCTCTCACTAATCATAGTAAGAATGTGAAGGGCAACAGAAAATTTGGTATCCATCATAAGATTTTCCTCTCTGTTCATGTATCAACTACAGGAACAAGATTAACATAAGAGTGTCTCATTCGAAAAAAAATTATTTAAAAAATCACAACCTTCTGGCTGTGACTAATTTTTCCGTATTTTATCCTCTACATACGCTGCACGAGCTCCACCAATCAATTTTGGTCGGCTAGCAAGCGCCGTAACATGGGCTTGCCCAATTTCCCGAAGTATTGGTCTAACTGGAACCTGCACATGTTTGATATGCATGCCGATTGCCGTATCACCGATATCCACGCCTGCCTGAGCAGTAATAAATTCCACTTCGACTGGATCTTTCATATACTTGAAAGCTGCCAGCTGTCCAGAACCACCTGCATGAAGACTAGGCAAGACATTTACTATTTCCAAGTCTTTCTGAATTGCTAATTCTCTCTCCACGACCAAGGCACGATTGAGGTGTTCACAACCTTGGACTGCTAAATACATACCCTTTGGCTCCAGAATATCCAAAATCGTTTCAACAATCACCTCACCGACTTCCAGACTGGAGTTTTTGCCGATATGTCCACCGATTACTTCACTAGAGGACAGACCCAATACGAAAATCTGCCCTTTTTGAAGATTGCTGAGTTCTAAGACTTCCTCGACAATTTGCTGGGTTTGTTGTTTAATTTCGTTTAAAGACATGATTTACTGCACCAATTCTTTCTGCCGCCTGAGCTAGTAAATATCCCAGAACAAGACCTACTACATTTTGCAAGATATTTGCTACAAGACCCGTTACAGCATCTGCAACATTATACATTAAACTAGATGCTACAAAATAGCCGCCAACCATGGATACAGTCGCCAAAACAAGACCAATCAGCTGTTTCTTACCTGTCCAACCAGCAAAATAACCTTGTGCGCCGTGAAAAACTAGACTAAAGAAAGCCCACTGTGGATAACCTAACAGAAAATCAATCAGGAGACCTGACAAACCTCCAACAATCGCCCCTTCTTTCTTGCCCAAATAAAAGGCTGTAAAGAAAATACCTACATCCAATAGCGTAACAAAACCTGTTGGAGTTGGCACATGAATAAAGGCCAAAACCAGGCTAAGCGCCGTCAAAATCGCTAATAAAACTACATCCTGTGTTTTCTTATTTCTCATATTGAACCACCCCATACTCATCAGACGTCTCGATTGCCCGGTAGACAAACTCTTTCGATAACCGAACAGCCTCTAAAGGATCCTTGCCAAGTAAAAGTTGACTGGCAATGCTTGAAGCAAAGATACAGCCCGCACCGACATTATTACTGGTCAAAATTGGTGATTCCAACACCTCAATCGTTTGCCCATCATAATAAACATCAATTGCCTTATCTTTATCTAAACGATTACCACCCTTAATCACCACATGTTTAGCCCCTAACTCGTACAAATCACGCGCCGCCTGCTTCATTTCTTCGACAGTTTTAATGTCTCTTTGAATCAATAGCTGAGCTTCTGCCAAGTTTGGAGTGATAATGGTCACATATGGGAAAAATTTCAAGAGTTCGTCACGTAATTGGCTAACCTCTGTATCATGCGTTTCCTTGCAGACCAAAACAGGATCTAGCACCACAGGAATATCTTGGTGGGCCTGAATAACTTCCAAAGCCTGCTCTGCAATTTCAACATTTGGAAGAAGTCCAACCTTAATTGCTGAGAACGGAACGTTCTTCAAGCTAGTAAGCTGATGAGCAAAAATAGTCGAATCCGTAGGAAATACTTCGAATCCCTTCTCTGTCATAGCTGTCAAACAGGTGACGGCAACAAAGCCATGCAATTTATGAACAGTATAGGTTGTTAAATCTGCATGGAGTCCACCACCGCTAAAAATATCATTACCTGAAAGTGACAAAATATAATTAGTCTTCATAAATAATCTCCTTTAAATACAAGCCATTACCAGCAGCGGTAGGTCCAGCCAAATCGCGATTTTTTTCTTCCAAAATTCTCTTGATTTGGTGAACAGGCATGCGACCATTACCAATTTTTAGGAGGGTGCCCACCATATTTCGAACCTGCTTATATAAAAAGCCATTGCCCGAAAAAGTAAAAATCAAAAATTGTCGTCGCTGGTCATATTCTAGTGTTGCAGACGTGATGGTTCGCACCTTATTTTCTACTGAAGTCCCAGAAGCTGTAAAACCAGTGAAATCATGTGTACCCTCTAAGTCTTTGATGGCTTCTCTGATCAAAGAAAGGTCCAGATCATAAGGATAAAAGGTAGCATAATGCCGCATCATGGGATTTTTAGGTCGACCGATATCCACTAGAAATTCATAGGTTTTACTATGTTTGGCATAACGACAATGAAAATCATCCGCTACCTGCTCCACCTTGACCACATCGATATCCTCCGGAGTTTGCGTATCTAGGGCAAAACGAAGCCTTTCCTCATCTCGAGTACCTAGCAAGTCAAAATGTATCACCTGGCCATAAGCATGCACGCCTGCATCAGTCCGACCTGCACCATGCACTGTTACTGAGTGACCACTGTTCAACCGTTTCAAGGTTTTCTCGATTTCTTCCTGAACTGTTCGAGCATGAGGCTGACGTTGAAAACCAGAAAAATCATGCCCATCGTAGGAAATAATTGCTTTATATCTTGTCATGTTCTGATTGTAGCATAGGTGTATAGGATGAACAATACAGAAAAAACTCAACTGTCCTATCACAGATTAATACTCAATGAAAATCAAAATCAGATTAACTCCAAGAGAGTATTCCTATTGCGCAGTCTTATTTGACAGAAGAAGTTTTTAGCGACAATGCAGTAATTCAAACTTATCGAAAAGCCTATCAAGCATTTAAAACTAAGAGAGGGGCTCGTTCTAGTATTGAAGCACTGCTGAAACGAGCTAGTGGCGGAACGACTATCCGTAGTGTCAATCCCCTAGTAGACATTTACAACGCAGCCAGCCTCCGATAT harbors:
- a CDS encoding DNA-directed RNA polymerase subunit delta, whose protein sequence is MELNVFAGQEKSELSMIEVARAILEERGRGDEIYFNDLVNEIQNYLEKPNSEIRAALPIFYSDLNVDGSFIPLGDNKWGLRSWYAIDEIDEEVITLEEDDDAPKRKKKRVNAFMDGDNDVIDYGNDDPEDEEGYEDTDESEYGDENPDDEKDEVDSYDSEINEIIPEDDLVDEDVDLAEDDDDDDYSDDENLED
- a CDS encoding pneumococcal-type histidine triad protein, translated to MHSYEPSAVDIKAIYDADVFIYHSRILESWANRLEPNLQGSSVKVLEASTTPPYINMGGSRHTWLSKEQIATIRYIMQHPDIRPSAWTSSGHGDGEATDIAPPILNATPKINRVGLKNWQIIYTAEEVMAARAQGKFATNDGYIFIAKDVLDPASFVFSQAFSLPRATGGSLRSVSKKDLSKAELEAVQALLDKRDGEELAKNVTPIEKREGLKNWQIVHSAKERPASSEGWGTVKKTVSEPTKVSESSASAVPSTQSSLSETDAQVTNETAETAPHTPTETTTKDATGAVVKESEENALANHATEDSARNIVDEKSIVPEKTKEKAHQESTAVSAVNNE
- a CDS encoding trigger factor — translated: MSVSFEAKDTNRGVLTFTIDQDAIKPELDRVFNKVKKDINLPGFRKGHLPRAVFNQKFGEEALYQDVVNALLPAAYEAAVAEAGLEVVAQPKIDVVSMEKGQDWTINAEVVTKPEVKLGDYKNLTVSVEATKEVSDEEVDAKIERERNNLAELVIKEGAAEEGDTVVIDFVGSVDGVEFDGGKGENFSLGLGSGQFIPGFEAQLVGHAAGEEVNVEVTFPEDYQADDLAGKSALFVTKIHEVKAKEVPALDDELAKDIDEEVETLDELKAKYRKELETAKEIAFDDAVESAALELAVENAEIVELPEEMIHEEVHRAINEFLGGLKQQGISPDMYFQITGTTQDDLHNQYEADAEKRTKTNLVVEAVAQAEGLEATEEEINKEIEDLAATYNMEVEQVRNLLSSEMLKHDIAVKKAVEVITSTATVK
- a CDS encoding TIGR01440 family protein; translation: MSLNEIKQQTQQIVEEVLELSNLQKGQIFVLGLSSSEVIGGHIGKNSSLEVGEVIVETILDILEPKGMYLAVQGCEHLNRALVVERELAIQKDLEIVNVLPSLHAGGSGQLAAFKYMKDPVEVEFITAQAGVDIGDTAIGMHIKHVQVPVRPILREIGQAHVTALASRPKLIGGARAAYVEDKIRKN
- a CDS encoding ECF transporter S component, whose product is MRNKKTQDVVLLAILTALSLVLAFIHVPTPTGFVTLLDVGIFFTAFYLGKKEGAIVGGLSGLLIDFLLGYPQWAFFSLVFHGAQGYFAGWTGKKQLIGLVLATVSMVGGYFVASSLMYNVADAVTGLVANILQNVVGLVLGYLLAQAAERIGAVNHVFKRN
- a CDS encoding bifunctional hydroxymethylpyrimidine kinase/phosphomethylpyrimidine kinase; amino-acid sequence: MKTNYILSLSGNDIFSGGGLHADLTTYTVHKLHGFVAVTCLTAMTEKGFEVFPTDSTIFAHQLTSLKNVPFSAIKVGLLPNVEIAEQALEVIQAHQDIPVVLDPVLVCKETHDTEVSQLRDELLKFFPYVTIITPNLAEAQLLIQRDIKTVEEMKQAARDLYELGAKHVVIKGGNRLDKDKAIDVYYDGQTIEVLESPILTSNNVGAGCIFASSIASQLLLGKDPLEAVRLSKEFVYRAIETSDEYGVVQYEK
- the truA gene encoding tRNA pseudouridine(38-40) synthase TruA: MTRYKAIISYDGHDFSGFQRQPHARTVQEEIEKTLKRLNSGHSVTVHGAGRTDAGVHAYGQVIHFDLLGTRDEERLRFALDTQTPEDIDVVKVEQVADDFHCRYAKHSKTYEFLVDIGRPKNPMMRHYATFYPYDLDLSLIREAIKDLEGTHDFTGFTASGTSVENKVRTITSATLEYDQRRQFLIFTFSGNGFLYKQVRNMVGTLLKIGNGRMPVHQIKRILEEKNRDLAGPTAAGNGLYLKEIIYED